The following proteins are encoded in a genomic region of Streptococcus constellatus subsp. constellatus:
- a CDS encoding metallophosphoesterase has translation MTNYFVIGDVHGKANMLETLLKKWDGKSQLIFLGDLIDRGEDSRAVLECVKNLVVKQGAICISGNHEYMFLTWLDNPERGYEHYRRNGGDTTINSILRRPLDTPVDGVEDAKRVLEEAPDLVTFIRQMPFFVETEQYIFVHAGIDLDLKDWHQTSDYQKVWLREPFHQGYNQTGKTIVFGHTPTFYLFSERPGTSHLWRTQDQKIGMDGGAVYGGVLHGVLFGDEGILEHYFVKNHTLVAEDN, from the coding sequence ATGACAAATTATTTTGTAATTGGAGATGTACATGGAAAGGCAAATATGCTAGAAACGCTACTCAAAAAATGGGATGGAAAAAGCCAGCTCATTTTTTTAGGAGATTTGATTGACCGTGGTGAGGATAGTAGAGCAGTTTTAGAGTGTGTGAAGAACCTTGTTGTAAAGCAAGGAGCAATTTGCATTTCTGGAAATCATGAGTATATGTTTCTAACTTGGTTAGATAATCCCGAGAGAGGATATGAACATTATCGCCGTAATGGTGGAGATACGACAATCAATTCAATTTTAAGACGACCTTTAGATACTCCTGTTGATGGAGTGGAAGATGCTAAGCGCGTGTTAGAAGAGGCACCAGATCTCGTGACTTTCATCCGTCAGATGCCCTTCTTTGTTGAAACAGAACAGTATATTTTTGTGCATGCCGGTATTGATTTAGATTTGAAAGATTGGCACCAAACTAGTGATTATCAAAAGGTTTGGTTGCGCGAACCCTTTCATCAGGGATACAATCAAACCGGAAAGACAATCGTATTTGGTCATACCCCAACTTTTTATCTCTTTTCTGAGAGACCTGGGACAAGTCACCTTTGGAGAACGCAGGATCAAAAAATTGGTATGGATGGTGGAGCTGTCTATGGTGGAGTTCTCCATGGAGTTTTATTCGGAGACGAGGGCATTTTAGAACATTATTTCGTCAAAAATCATACATTGGTGGCGGAAGATAATTGA
- the recN gene encoding DNA repair protein RecN, with product MLLEISIKNFAIIEEVSLNFEQGMTVLTGETGAGKSIIIDAMNMMLGSRATTDVIRHGAPKAEIEGLFAIEQSKALVEIFEQQGLDMTDELIIRREIFQNGRSISRINGQMVNLSVLRSVGQHLVDIHGQHDQEELMRSQLHIAMLDEFGDEVFFKLKADYQQTFDQYRQLRKQVITIQKNQEENKARIDMLEYQIAEIEAANLRAGEDLALNQERDKLLNHKQIADTLTNAYAMLDNEEFSSLSNIRAAMNDMEAIEEYDVTYKEIAANLSESYYVLEDATKRLEDILDNMDFDGDRLLEVERRLDLIYSITRKYGGHVDDVLAYLEQISKEYALLTGKNLSSNDLDQELRKLEKDLVSLAGRLSQERHELAQQLEAEIQQELKDLYMEKANFRVQFTKGKFSREGNEHVEFYISTNPGEDYKPLVKIASGGELSRLMLAIKSAFSRKEGKTSIVFDEVDTGVSGRVAQAIAQKIHKIGSNGQVLAISHLLQVIAIADYQFFIEKISDEYSTVSTVRLLSDEERIEEIAKMLAGENVTEAALTQARELLKQ from the coding sequence ATGTTACTTGAAATTTCCATTAAAAATTTTGCAATTATTGAAGAGGTTTCTCTCAATTTTGAGCAAGGCATGACTGTTTTGACAGGTGAAACGGGTGCTGGGAAGTCTATTATCATTGATGCTATGAATATGATGTTGGGAAGCCGAGCAACAACAGATGTGATTCGTCATGGCGCTCCGAAAGCTGAGATTGAAGGACTGTTTGCGATTGAACAGAGTAAAGCTTTGGTTGAAATCTTTGAGCAGCAAGGGCTTGATATGACAGATGAGTTGATTATTCGGCGAGAAATTTTCCAAAACGGTCGCAGTATCAGTCGTATTAATGGTCAAATGGTCAATTTATCCGTTTTGCGATCGGTTGGACAGCATTTGGTGGATATTCATGGTCAGCACGACCAAGAAGAGTTGATGCGTTCCCAGTTACATATTGCTATGTTGGACGAGTTTGGAGATGAAGTATTTTTTAAACTCAAAGCGGATTATCAGCAAACTTTTGATCAGTATCGTCAGTTGCGTAAGCAAGTTATAACGATTCAGAAGAATCAAGAAGAAAATAAGGCGCGAATTGATATGCTGGAATATCAGATTGCAGAGATTGAGGCGGCCAATTTAAGAGCTGGCGAAGATTTGGCATTAAACCAAGAACGTGATAAATTACTCAACCATAAGCAGATTGCAGACACTTTGACAAATGCCTACGCTATGCTGGATAATGAGGAGTTTTCGAGTTTATCTAATATTCGAGCTGCCATGAATGATATGGAAGCTATCGAAGAGTACGATGTTACTTACAAAGAAATTGCGGCTAATCTTTCTGAGTCTTACTATGTACTGGAAGACGCAACAAAGCGTTTGGAAGACATTCTAGATAACATGGATTTTGATGGTGATCGTCTCTTAGAAGTTGAAAGGCGTCTAGATCTAATTTATAGCATTACTCGTAAATACGGTGGGCATGTGGATGATGTGTTAGCTTATTTAGAGCAAATTTCTAAAGAATATGCGCTTTTGACTGGAAAGAATCTCTCATCAAATGATTTGGATCAAGAGCTGAGAAAGCTAGAGAAAGATTTGGTCTCTTTAGCAGGTCGTCTGAGTCAGGAACGGCACGAATTAGCCCAGCAATTGGAAGCAGAGATTCAGCAAGAATTAAAAGATCTCTATATGGAAAAGGCGAATTTTCGAGTTCAATTTACCAAAGGAAAGTTTAGCCGCGAGGGAAATGAGCATGTTGAATTTTACATTTCGACTAATCCGGGCGAAGATTACAAACCGCTCGTTAAGATTGCTTCCGGTGGCGAATTGTCACGTTTGATGTTGGCAATCAAGTCTGCTTTTTCTCGTAAAGAAGGCAAGACAAGCATTGTTTTTGATGAAGTAGACACAGGCGTATCTGGACGTGTTGCGCAAGCTATTGCTCAGAAAATTCATAAAATTGGCTCCAATGGACAAGTTCTTGCCATCTCGCACCTACTACAAGTGATTGCTATTGCAGATTATCAATTTTTCATCGAGAAAATATCAGATGAATATTCAACAGTTTCAACAGTTCGCTTGTTGTCTGATGAAGAGCGTATCGAAGAGATTGCTAAAATGTTAGCGGGTGAAAATGTGACTGAAGCAGCTCTCACGCAGGCTAGAGAACTATTGAAACAGTGA
- a CDS encoding arginine repressor, translated as MNKKERLEKIRHFVSDYEVGTQEAIVEYLKQSGITATQATISRDIKELGIVKIPQKNNTYIYELPKSASTSLKLADNNILDFELLRNMINLRLVPGSTAFVKRQIVEDFSDDIFSILADDDTILLIFRNEEMAHKVLEEIKNW; from the coding sequence ATGAATAAAAAAGAAAGATTAGAAAAAATTAGACATTTTGTGTCGGATTATGAAGTTGGAACACAAGAAGCCATTGTAGAATATCTGAAACAATCAGGAATCACAGCAACACAGGCAACCATTTCACGAGACATTAAAGAGCTGGGAATTGTCAAAATTCCGCAGAAGAATAACACCTATATCTATGAATTACCAAAATCAGCTAGTACAAGCTTAAAATTAGCGGATAACAATATTTTAGACTTTGAGTTGTTAAGAAATATGATCAACCTTCGCCTTGTCCCTGGAAGCACAGCTTTTGTGAAGCGACAAATCGTAGAAGATTTTTCTGATGACATTTTTAGTATTTTAGCGGATGATGACACAATCCTCCTTATTTTCCGTAATGAAGAAATGGCTCATAAGGTATTGGAAGAGATAAAAAATTGGTAG
- a CDS encoding TlyA family RNA methyltransferase, whose product MTKERVDVLAYKQGLFETREQAKRGVMAGLVVAVANGQRFDKPGEKIDESMELKLKGEKLKYVSRGGLKLEKALQVFDISVEEQVTLDIGASTGGFTDVMLQNGAQQVYAVDVGTNQLAWKLRQDERVVSMEQFNFRYAEAADFEKIPSFASIDVSFISLRLILPALHKILAKNGEVVALIKPQFEAGREQIGKNGIVKDKKVHQAVLEKVTDFMVEAGFSVKGLDFSPIQGGHGNVEFLAYLEKRFHPENLVRTMITTVVETAHKEFKDE is encoded by the coding sequence ATGACGAAGGAAAGAGTAGATGTTCTAGCTTATAAGCAAGGTTTGTTTGAAACGAGAGAACAAGCTAAACGAGGGGTCATGGCAGGTTTAGTTGTTGCCGTTGCCAATGGTCAACGTTTTGATAAACCTGGTGAAAAAATTGATGAAAGTATGGAGTTGAAACTCAAGGGAGAAAAGCTCAAATATGTCAGTCGTGGTGGTTTAAAATTAGAAAAGGCTTTGCAGGTGTTTGACATTTCAGTTGAGGAGCAGGTCACGCTGGACATTGGAGCCTCGACAGGTGGCTTTACGGATGTTATGCTGCAAAATGGTGCGCAGCAAGTCTACGCAGTAGATGTCGGCACGAATCAGCTGGCATGGAAACTCCGTCAAGATGAGCGAGTGGTCAGCATGGAGCAATTTAACTTTCGTTATGCTGAAGCAGCTGATTTTGAGAAGATACCTAGTTTTGCCTCCATTGATGTCAGTTTTATCTCGCTTCGTCTCATTCTACCAGCTTTGCATAAGATTTTGGCTAAAAATGGGGAAGTTGTGGCACTCATTAAACCGCAGTTTGAGGCTGGTAGAGAGCAAATTGGCAAGAATGGAATTGTAAAAGATAAAAAAGTGCATCAAGCAGTTTTAGAAAAAGTAACGGACTTTATGGTTGAAGCCGGATTCTCCGTTAAAGGTCTGGATTTCTCCCCTATTCAAGGTGGACATGGGAATGTGGAATTTCTGGCCTATTTAGAAAAAAGGTTTCACCCCGAAAACCTAGTAAGGACGATGATTACAACTGTCGTGGAAACAGCACATAAGGAATTTAAGGATGAATAA
- a CDS encoding polyprenyl synthetase family protein: protein MKQDEKLVRIGRTIENFYVQKMVSADLIEVVLYSINAGGKRIRPLLLLELLEGMGLELTEAHFQVAAALEMIHTGSLIHDDLPAMDDDDYRRGRLTSHKKFGEDMAILAGDSLFLDSYALVAEAALPSQIRANLIAELSQAAGTFGMVGGQVLDMQGEGRGVSLEELQVIHANKTGKLLTYPFIAAGLIAELAEPQQEKLRKTGQLLGLAFQVRDDILDETASFEDLGKTPQKDVAAGKATYPVLLGLDGAKHFFEEQLSAAEILLAEVEMDIDFSGAAIRKIIESLRLNDEGKSRCSSL from the coding sequence ATGAAACAAGACGAAAAATTGGTTAGAATTGGGCGGACTATTGAGAATTTTTATGTTCAAAAGATGGTATCGGCTGATTTGATTGAAGTGGTTCTTTACTCAATCAATGCAGGCGGCAAGCGGATTCGCCCTCTGCTGCTTTTGGAATTGTTAGAAGGTATGGGTTTGGAATTGACGGAGGCCCATTTTCAGGTGGCCGCAGCGCTTGAGATGATTCATACTGGAAGTTTGATTCATGACGATTTGCCAGCTATGGATGATGATGATTATCGTCGTGGTCGTTTAACCAGCCACAAAAAATTTGGAGAGGATATGGCTATTTTAGCAGGGGATTCGCTCTTTTTGGATTCTTATGCCTTAGTAGCAGAAGCGGCATTACCTAGTCAGATTAGGGCAAACTTAATTGCAGAATTATCTCAAGCTGCTGGAACCTTTGGCATGGTTGGAGGTCAAGTTCTTGATATGCAAGGAGAAGGTCGGGGCGTTAGTTTGGAAGAGTTACAGGTTATTCATGCTAACAAAACTGGTAAGCTCCTGACCTATCCTTTTATTGCAGCTGGTTTGATTGCTGAACTAGCAGAACCGCAGCAAGAAAAATTAAGAAAAACGGGTCAATTACTTGGACTAGCTTTTCAGGTGCGAGATGATATTCTAGATGAGACAGCGAGTTTTGAGGACTTGGGGAAGACACCACAGAAAGATGTAGCAGCAGGGAAGGCCACTTATCCAGTTCTTTTGGGCTTGGATGGTGCTAAGCATTTCTTTGAAGAACAATTGAGCGCAGCTGAGATTTTATTAGCAGAGGTAGAAATGGACATAGATTTTTCAGGGGCTGCTATCAGAAAAATAATAGAAAGTTTGAGACTTAATGACGAAGGAAAGAGTAGATGTTCTAGCTTATAA
- a CDS encoding exodeoxyribonuclease VII small subunit, which produces MSKEKKFEENLADLEVIVQKLENGDVPLEEAISEFQKGMQLSKELQATLDKAEKTLVKVMQADGTETEVE; this is translated from the coding sequence ATGTCAAAAGAAAAGAAATTTGAAGAAAATTTAGCTGATTTAGAAGTCATTGTGCAAAAGTTAGAAAACGGAGATGTCCCTTTGGAAGAAGCGATTTCTGAGTTTCAAAAAGGAATGCAACTTTCAAAAGAACTTCAAGCAACCTTAGATAAGGCAGAAAAAACACTGGTCAAGGTTATGCAGGCTGACGGCACAGAAACGGAAGTGGAATGA
- the xseA gene encoding exodeoxyribonuclease VII large subunit: protein MAEYLSVSTLTKYLKLKFDKDPYLERVYLTGEVSNFRKRPNHQYFSLKDEKAVIQATIWGGVYKKLGFDLEEGMKINVVGRIQLYEPSGSYSIIIEKAEPDGVGALAIQFEQLKKRLGEEGLFEIRFKQTLPRFPKKIGVVTSPSGAVIRDIITTVSRRFPGVEIILYPTKVQGEGAATQVADSIRRANTRRDLDVLIIGRGGGSIEDLWSFNEEIVVRAIFESQIPIISSVGHETDTTLADFVADRRAATPTAAAELATPVTKLDLLAHIQQQQNRLATATSNRLTYNRERLVKLSQSVIFRQPERLYDSYLQKLDQLNLRLKQQIREYYSEGMQQAKLLEHRLEALSPLRMVQTYQERAVQLERLLRSNMAVIYDYKVAEVKRLSDALLMLDTSRIVARGYAIVQKDDKVLSGTKDIEKGDKVSVVMHDGHLEVEVKNVKRKEI, encoded by the coding sequence ATGGCTGAGTATTTATCTGTATCGACCTTGACTAAATATTTAAAGTTAAAGTTTGATAAAGATCCTTATTTAGAGCGGGTTTATCTGACAGGAGAAGTTTCCAATTTTCGCAAACGTCCGAATCATCAGTATTTCTCTCTCAAAGATGAAAAGGCTGTTATTCAGGCAACAATCTGGGGCGGAGTTTACAAAAAGCTAGGTTTTGACTTGGAAGAAGGCATGAAAATCAATGTTGTCGGTCGGATTCAGCTTTATGAGCCAAGTGGCTCCTACTCTATTATCATTGAAAAAGCGGAGCCAGATGGTGTAGGGGCTTTGGCAATTCAGTTTGAGCAGCTAAAAAAACGATTAGGGGAAGAAGGCTTGTTTGAGATTCGATTTAAACAAACCTTACCACGATTTCCTAAGAAAATTGGGGTAGTGACTAGTCCTAGTGGTGCAGTGATTCGTGATATTATTACAACTGTTAGCCGTCGTTTTCCAGGAGTAGAGATTATTCTTTATCCAACCAAAGTACAGGGAGAAGGAGCTGCTACTCAGGTGGCAGATAGTATCCGTCGTGCTAATACACGAAGGGATTTAGATGTCCTTATCATCGGTCGAGGTGGTGGATCAATTGAAGATCTTTGGTCATTTAACGAAGAAATTGTTGTCCGTGCCATTTTTGAATCTCAAATTCCAATCATTTCAAGTGTAGGGCATGAAACAGATACGACTTTGGCAGATTTTGTTGCAGATAGACGCGCCGCAACGCCAACTGCCGCTGCAGAACTAGCAACACCTGTAACAAAATTGGATCTCTTAGCCCACATACAGCAGCAACAAAATCGTTTGGCTACTGCTACGTCTAATCGTCTTACCTATAATCGTGAGCGATTGGTTAAGTTGAGCCAGTCTGTCATTTTTCGTCAACCGGAACGATTATATGATAGCTATCTTCAAAAATTAGATCAATTAAATTTGCGACTCAAGCAACAAATTCGCGAATATTATAGTGAAGGGATGCAGCAAGCAAAGCTCTTAGAACATCGTTTGGAGGCTTTATCTCCTTTAAGGATGGTTCAGACTTATCAAGAACGTGCAGTCCAGTTGGAACGCCTTTTACGTAGCAATATGGCGGTGATTTATGATTACAAGGTAGCAGAAGTCAAGCGTTTATCTGATGCATTGCTTATGTTGGATACCAGTCGAATTGTAGCTCGTGGCTATGCGATTGTTCAAAAAGACGACAAGGTGCTATCAGGTACCAAAGATATAGAAAAGGGTGACAAGGTCAGTGTGGTTATGCATGACGGTCATCTGGAAGTTGAGGTAAAAAATGTCAAAAGAAAAGAAATTTGA
- a CDS encoding NAD(P)H-hydrate dehydratase, protein MKVVDYTLLKKVIQPRALNGHKGEYGCLLLIGGTYPFGGAIIMAAMAAIYSGAGLVTVATDKGNIPSLHAQLPEAMAFDIRDEKLLKEQIQKADVLLIGPGLAENPFEKATLQLVINLASERQVFIMDGGAISFFSKEVLPFPKAQTIFTPHQKEWERLSGLKLTEQTLEKSQEAVNAFPVKTIVVQKKHGTTIFQSGNRNCFQLSIGGPYQATGGMGDTLAGMIAGFTGQFKTSSLLDRVTAAVYLHSAIAEELSKKSYVVLPTEISKAIPKWMKKWC, encoded by the coding sequence ATGAAAGTGGTAGACTATACATTATTGAAAAAGGTTATTCAACCACGTGCGCTGAATGGTCACAAGGGAGAGTATGGTTGTCTGTTATTGATTGGCGGTACTTATCCGTTTGGTGGCGCAATAATAATGGCAGCAATGGCTGCGATCTATAGTGGAGCTGGCTTAGTCACAGTGGCAACAGATAAGGGAAATATCCCATCGTTACATGCACAATTACCTGAAGCAATGGCTTTTGATATTCGGGACGAGAAATTATTGAAAGAACAGATCCAAAAGGCAGATGTGCTATTGATTGGTCCAGGTTTGGCTGAAAATCCTTTTGAAAAAGCTACTTTACAGTTGGTAATAAATCTTGCTAGTGAACGTCAAGTTTTTATCATGGATGGTGGAGCCATTTCTTTTTTTAGCAAAGAAGTTTTGCCATTTCCAAAGGCACAGACGATTTTTACACCACATCAAAAAGAATGGGAACGGTTGAGTGGATTAAAGTTAACAGAGCAGACACTCGAAAAAAGTCAAGAAGCAGTTAATGCTTTTCCTGTTAAAACTATCGTTGTTCAAAAAAAACATGGAACGACTATTTTTCAAAGTGGAAATCGGAACTGTTTTCAACTGTCCATTGGAGGTCCGTATCAAGCAACAGGCGGTATGGGGGACACGCTTGCAGGTATGATTGCAGGCTTTACAGGACAATTTAAAACGAGCTCTCTACTAGATCGTGTAACTGCCGCTGTCTATCTTCATTCTGCGATTGCAGAGGAGTTGAGCAAAAAATCTTATGTGGTCTTGCCAACAGAAATTAGTAAAGCGATTCCTAAGTGGATGAAGAAATGGTGTTAG
- a CDS encoding bifunctional methylenetetrahydrofolate dehydrogenase/methenyltetrahydrofolate cyclohydrolase: protein MTKIIDGKALAEKLQIQLAEKVRKLKDETGSIPGLVVILVGNNPASQIYVRNKERSALSVGLHSEVVRLPETTSQEELLALIERYNQDSAWHGILVQLPLPKHIDEEAVLLAIDPDKDVDGFHPMNMGRLWSGHPVMIPSTPAGIMEMFHEYGVDLEGKRAVVIGRSNIVGKPMAQLLLAKNATVTLTHSRTHHLSEITKKADILVVAIGRGHFVTKDFVKEGAVVIDVGMNRDQNGKLIGDVKFDEVSEIASLITPVPKGVGPMTITMLVEQTYRACKRSLKK from the coding sequence ATGACAAAGATAATTGATGGCAAGGCTTTGGCAGAAAAATTGCAAATACAGTTAGCAGAAAAGGTTAGAAAATTAAAAGACGAAACAGGATCGATTCCAGGACTTGTAGTGATTTTAGTGGGGAATAACCCAGCCAGTCAGATTTATGTGCGAAATAAAGAGCGCTCCGCTTTGTCTGTAGGGCTTCATAGTGAAGTGGTACGTTTGCCAGAAACGACTAGTCAAGAAGAATTACTTGCTTTGATAGAACGATACAATCAAGACTCAGCTTGGCATGGTATTTTAGTGCAATTGCCTCTTCCCAAACACATTGATGAAGAAGCGGTGCTGCTAGCGATTGATCCCGATAAAGATGTGGATGGCTTTCATCCGATGAATATGGGGCGACTTTGGAGTGGCCATCCTGTTATGATCCCTTCAACACCTGCTGGTATTATGGAAATGTTTCATGAGTATGGTGTTGACTTAGAAGGCAAACGTGCGGTGGTCATTGGACGAAGTAATATTGTGGGTAAGCCCATGGCACAGCTCTTGCTGGCTAAAAATGCCACAGTGACTTTGACTCATTCGCGGACACATCATTTGTCAGAAATAACAAAAAAGGCTGATATTTTGGTTGTCGCTATTGGTCGTGGTCACTTTGTGACGAAAGATTTTGTTAAAGAAGGTGCAGTCGTGATTGATGTGGGGATGAACCGCGATCAGAATGGTAAATTGATTGGCGATGTAAAATTTGATGAAGTATCAGAAATCGCTAGTCTCATTACTCCTGTGCCAAAGGGCGTTGGTCCCATGACCATTACTATGCTCGTGGAACAGACATATAGAGCCTGCAAACGCAGTTTGAAGAAATAG
- a CDS encoding ABC transporter permease produces MHIAKQALNYISRKRVKTLLVFLILTLISTALTSSFSIMGTTNNIEKKIYDASNTGFTITSKTLERPLSLKTAEKLLENKEISKFNFKYDALASLTDKTVVKKKQGVTRDNQNPVLNNLVAALGTSDSTLETTFASGVFKLEQGKPIRKGDKSKILIHEKLAKKNHLKVGDKLKLKGASLKDEDAKQLHEVEFEIAGIFSGKKEEKQTGLSSDATENTVYMDYESSQHLQGYKPADYKLSAAVYFVSNPNQIDKVINTVKKSKIDWKQTDLVKNSKAFEAVSSSVTSFKQIINVLTFSIIIGSIIVLSLILMFWLRERIYEIGVLLSLGISKAMIISQFILELVIISVFSMALASISGSYISTMVFKGFIKGGQQQDSSSAIFENIVPQLHTSTILMTYGILLIIILLAVVGSSSIILHKKPKDILTDIS; encoded by the coding sequence ATGCACATAGCCAAGCAGGCTTTGAATTACATCAGTAGAAAAAGAGTTAAAACTCTTCTTGTATTTCTGATACTTACTCTCATTTCAACTGCCTTAACTAGTAGCTTTTCCATTATGGGAACAACTAATAATATCGAAAAGAAAATCTATGACGCATCTAATACCGGCTTTACCATAACTAGTAAAACACTTGAACGACCACTTTCACTAAAAACAGCAGAAAAATTACTTGAGAATAAAGAAATTTCAAAATTCAACTTCAAATACGATGCTTTAGCAAGTTTGACAGATAAAACTGTTGTTAAGAAAAAACAAGGTGTCACAAGAGACAATCAAAACCCTGTCCTCAACAATCTGGTTGCTGCATTAGGAACAAGTGATTCTACTCTAGAAACAACCTTTGCAAGTGGTGTTTTCAAACTTGAACAAGGAAAGCCAATTCGTAAAGGCGATAAATCCAAGATTCTCATCCATGAAAAATTAGCTAAAAAGAACCATTTAAAGGTTGGAGATAAACTAAAACTAAAGGGAGCTTCCTTAAAGGATGAGGATGCTAAACAACTCCATGAAGTAGAGTTTGAAATTGCTGGTATCTTCTCTGGAAAAAAAGAAGAGAAACAAACCGGTTTAAGCTCAGATGCGACAGAAAATACTGTCTATATGGACTATGAATCGAGCCAACACTTACAAGGCTACAAACCAGCTGATTATAAATTATCTGCAGCCGTTTATTTCGTATCAAATCCAAATCAAATTGATAAAGTCATTAATACAGTCAAAAAGTCAAAAATTGATTGGAAGCAAACTGATCTTGTTAAAAATTCTAAGGCTTTTGAAGCAGTTTCTTCTTCTGTTACCAGTTTCAAACAGATTATTAATGTTTTAACTTTCAGTATCATTATTGGAAGTATCATCGTTCTTTCCTTGATTCTCATGTTCTGGTTGAGAGAAAGGATTTATGAAATCGGAGTACTATTATCTCTCGGTATTTCAAAAGCGATGATTATCTCTCAATTCATACTGGAACTGGTTATCATATCAGTATTTAGTATGGCACTAGCTTCTATTAGTGGCTCTTATATTTCCACTATGGTATTCAAAGGGTTTATAAAAGGCGGTCAACAACAAGATAGCTCATCCGCTATTTTTGAAAATATCGTTCCGCAGTTACATACCTCTACTATTCTGATGACTTATGGAATACTGCTCATCATCATTTTACTTGCAGTAGTAGGTTCATCTTCTATTATCCTACATAAAAAACCAAAAGATATTTTAACCGATATAAGTTAA
- a CDS encoding ABC transporter ATP-binding protein: protein MTILKMDSVSYQYNSLQENVLNQITASFEEGKFYAIIGKSGAGKSTLLSLLAGLDTPTKGKILFEDQDIAQKGYNHHRRKQISLVFQNYNLIDYLTPMENVRLVNSQANKDSLLQLGLNEKEIHRNVLRLSGGQQQRVAIARALASTAPIILADEPTGNLDEGTAMDIIEVLIKSAKQKNKCVIVVTHSKELANKADVVLELSNKNLVEVTKNYK from the coding sequence ATGACAATTTTAAAAATGGATTCAGTTAGTTACCAATACAATAGCCTACAAGAAAATGTATTGAATCAGATCACAGCTTCATTTGAAGAAGGAAAATTTTATGCTATTATAGGGAAATCTGGTGCAGGAAAATCAACCTTGCTTTCCCTTCTTGCAGGACTTGATACTCCTACAAAAGGAAAAATCCTCTTTGAAGATCAAGACATCGCTCAAAAAGGCTATAACCATCACAGACGGAAACAAATCTCCCTGGTTTTCCAAAATTATAATTTAATCGATTACTTAACTCCGATGGAGAATGTTCGACTCGTAAATTCTCAAGCAAATAAAGATAGCTTACTACAACTTGGACTCAACGAAAAAGAAATCCATCGTAACGTATTACGATTATCAGGTGGCCAGCAGCAACGGGTTGCTATTGCACGCGCTCTTGCATCTACAGCACCAATTATCTTAGCAGATGAACCAACTGGGAACTTAGATGAAGGTACTGCCATGGACATCATTGAAGTCCTAATTAAATCAGCTAAACAAAAAAATAAATGTGTGATTGTGGTGACACACAGCAAAGAGTTAGCTAATAAAGCAGACGTCGTCTTAGAGTTAAGCAATAAGAACTTAGTCGAAGTCACTAAGAATTATAAATAA